One Streptosporangium sp. NBC_01495 DNA window includes the following coding sequences:
- a CDS encoding response regulator transcription factor, protein MLRVMIVDDHPVVREGLRGMLEADPGITVVGEASSGDEAVVRAGELTPDVILMDLRMPDGDGVSATSRILAGRPESRVVVLTTYETDADIVRAVEAGAAGYLLKDTSRADLLAAIRSAARGETVLSPSVATRLVTRMRAPVAESLSPRETEVLSLVARGLTNAEIGRALFISETTVKTHLLRVFGKLGVSDRTAAVTTALDRGLLTR, encoded by the coding sequence ATGCTTCGCGTGATGATCGTCGACGATCACCCGGTGGTCCGCGAGGGCCTCCGGGGCATGCTGGAGGCCGACCCCGGGATCACGGTGGTGGGCGAGGCGTCGTCGGGGGACGAGGCCGTCGTGCGGGCCGGGGAGCTCACGCCGGACGTGATCCTGATGGACCTGCGCATGCCCGACGGGGACGGGGTGAGTGCCACCTCGCGCATCCTCGCCGGGCGGCCGGAGAGCCGGGTGGTCGTGCTGACCACCTACGAGACCGACGCCGACATCGTACGGGCGGTCGAGGCCGGTGCGGCGGGGTATCTGCTCAAGGACACCTCCAGGGCCGACCTGCTCGCCGCGATCCGTTCGGCGGCGCGCGGGGAGACCGTGCTGTCGCCGTCGGTGGCGACCAGGCTGGTCACCCGGATGCGGGCTCCGGTGGCCGAGTCGCTGTCGCCGCGCGAGACCGAGGTGCTCTCCCTGGTGGCCCGGGGGCTGACCAACGCGGAGATCGGCAGGGCCCTGTTCATCAGCGAGACCACGGTCAAGACCCACCTGCTGCGCGTCTTCGGCAAACTCGGCGTCTCCGACCGCACCGCCGCCGTGACCACGGCCCTGGACCGGGGCCTGCTCACCCGCTAG